The genomic DNA CTTGTTAATTATGCCAGTTGTGACATTTGAGCTCACGAGTTTAACAGCCACTGCACTGGCTGCAGAAGTGGCTTCTCCCAGGATGACTGAAATAACCTTTTGTACGATTGCAATTTTCTCTGTTTCCCTTTCCTTAATATCCTGAAGTTTTCTATAAAGGGTTGGCTCTAGTTTATCTTTTAGTGCTTCATCAACCTTTTGCAGTTCCTTTTGGATTTCCATCACGGCTTGGATAATGGTATCACAGTTTTCTTTGATGGTCCCATTTCTGTTCATCTCAATGgaggccagcctgcaccccaaatgcatatttaaaactCCAATCAGCTCATTGGTGGCACGGAAGCTGTCCGATAAGCAGTCAAGGAGCTGTTGGTGAAGATGGCGTACTTCTTCCCGCCTCCTTGGGTTCTCTGGGTAGAGGAGGTCACTCTCAGCCATATTTCAAATAtgatctctgaaaaataaaatggtgaatttttcACTAAAAATCTTTAAAGGATATTTGCTGTTTGCATAGATTTGACCAGGAAATCTTTTATTTCATGAAAAGCAAAGTAGCAATATGCTATGTAAGGAATTCCTCAGGAAACTCAACAGGttcttcaaaataattatttttatgaaacttGAAGTCAGTGTATGGAAACACAGGTAACAGAATACAACCTATGGATGCATTAGGAATTACATTTTGTGGTGAGGGGAAGTCCTAGATaggaaatatttatgtttatgagGCATctgattattaataaataaatgtgattattttcaagtaatatttaataacatatttgAAACACTGTGGTTTGAAATGGTTAGTTCTTGATAACCAGAGCTAATGGTTAGCTCCTTTATTTCTCCAACCTCTAGTCACCACACTGAATAGACCTATTGGGTTGATTTCCACAGTATTTGGAGTTAAATTAATAGGGCCAGAAGAATATTAAGATCTCTGAGTTTACAGGgctattaatatataattttgtttatatacTCTGTTATCTTAATTTACAATATTCAAACCACTTTATATAACTTTACAGGCAATTTCTCTAAACCTAAAGGACATTGAAAGGCAAATATAATAGACCTTTACAAAAAATCCATGTGATGAGAGTATAGATTCAAGATTCCTTTCATTACAGTCTCACTTGAGGATTAAAGACATGGTGCAGGGGACAGCAGTTATGACTATCTCTCTGATTCTCTATTTTCAAagcttataaaataaattatttagaatctATATTGTGGTTGGCCATTATCAAGATAAGTTAGAGTTACTGAAAGAAGATAATGCCATTCCATGGAAGTATTAAGGAATAAGTAGGAAAGCATACCATAGAATGAATAGAATAAGTCTGGTAGGAGCCTTCTTATGTTTGCACTTCTGGCTCAGAGTACcatgaagagaaaaaaggaataaGCATGTTCTTATGAGTTATTTGTCTAACAGCTTGAGCCTGGTGAAGACCATTACTCAATGTGCATACCTTGAGTAGGATTgctatgtcatttttatttttcacttaaactcttggaagaaaagaaagagaaaatggagtTCTGTATATCTGTGTGGTATCTGGCACATTCTTTCTTTGAGTAGATAGTATCTTGGGCCCTCCTTTAGGACCATGGTTTTTAGGCTAGATAGGGCAACCTGAGAAGTATGGGATGAAGGACGTGAGGTATTTTTCTCTCAAGAAAGGAAACATGAAGTCATAAAAATATAACTTGGAAATGGAGAGgggaagatatttaaaaaatggataaggAACACAATTACCTAAGCtgttaaatttagaaaaatgcaCTGATACCCCCTGGTGGCATAAACTTTATCATGgtcaaaaattcatttttatctttgattCAGATccagtaaaacacacacacacacacgacacaaACTTCTCCAAGACAGTGCCTAGAAAATATCCATTtaaagaaattgtttgctgagggTCTATTAAATAGTCCCCAAATTCACCATCTGGTTGTAAACAGAAATTGTAACTATAAATTTGAactttgatttctcttttttcttctaggaattttccATTAAacgtttttttggggggtgtctTAGTTTTCAGATCTTATCATGAAATGAAAACTCTACTTTCTGACTTTGAATTCAGAAGATCACCAACTACATCCCTATTCAGATATTTAGTTGAGAGGAGTTTTTCTTACCTTGAAAAAGTAGAAATATATCTAACAACTACCATATGCCACTATCTGAAGCCCTAACTTCCAGAAAAGGTGTGTGGTTCGACTTGCCCCAAGGTAAACAAATGGAGAAACGAATTTTCCTCTGGGATGGGAGGTCAAATGCTTCCAAGTGATCAATTTCTTCTtaacaaattaattattttagCACACTCTTAACAAATTAATCATAAAATATATCCAAAAGACTGAATAGGTGAGACTAATCTTTTCAGGAAAAATAATGATGGGACTTTTTCCTTCTCAAATATTAAAACACTCAAAATACAATTAACCAGTGTTGTACAGGTGAAAGAGTAGATGGAATTGTGGAACAAAATAGTCCTCAAAGCAGACCCTTCTATACATTTGATGTAATATATGATAAATTTAGTATCTTAGATTGGTGGTAATTGAgattattatttcataaattattCTGACATAATGGGGTAGTTTTAGGGGTTAAAggtgatttaaaaatgttattagcataatatatgtaaaaaatcaactaataaaatagaagaaaatggatAATTTTCAAATGTCAATATAAAAgactttataaacttaaaaacattgaaaaaagacaaaaatttgaTTAACAAAGATAACCATGTAAAAGCAACTAAAAGCAAActgaaaatacaagaaaaattaaatattaatttttaaagaatgttattaATAAAGTAATAATCTGATACCTAAATTAGCAAACAACTGAACAGACAGTAAATCCTATAGTAGCTAACTGATGAGGAAAGTTCAATCTTACCAGCAACCAAAGACACAATATTTTTTCAACTgcaaaagtaatattttatttacatactgACTCCCTTGCACGTGAACTTTTATACCCAGATGATCCAGGCACCAATTCATAATTTTGTGCCAATAACAAGTTTGAGTAAGAGACATCAAGAAgtgctgaaaattatttttcagatctAATAGAAaaggacttttatttttctaagtctgGCTTACCTTCCTAGCTCTTTTCTTCTTGGGGAAAGGCTTTGGGAGGGTTCCTTATCTTCAGCTCGCCTGCTCCTATACCTGCTCCAGTATTGACCACACAAGATTAGTTCTGTCCCAACAGTGAAATAAATGCTAGAGAATTAGATGGAGGAGAGGTGGGGTTTGAAGGTGAAACTAATGAATTATTTCTTAGGTGAAATTTGAAGAGCCCGATGAAGGGAGTAATTCAATAATTCAGTAACAATTTATCTAATTGAGTAGCACTTTACTATGTATAAGGTGGGATGCTAGGCTCTGTTGagcacacaaaaatgaaaaagacatgGTTCTTGCTTTATGGAAATTCTagttaacacattgcggacggatcacgagaattctcgttcatgttacacagtgttttacgaagtatcatactttaaaaagatattagcttgtaagaacgtaataacttcaaaatgcaattggtatttaattttaaagcgtgcctttaacatttatgtaaaacgtttttttttctgtactcgttcaatagaaacttacctggccactgggtaaagctagcagtAAAACTACTaatccgcaatgtgttaagatgGTAAAATTACCTGTCATCTTGAAAGTAATATTCCATTCAAAATTGTAGGTAGAGGTGGTGCTTGACTTGTGCaaattcaaaatgttaaacaAGTCACTCTTTAGTATGCATTGATACTGAGTCAATATGGAGACATTCAGTCATCCAAAGATGATTAACAATTTGCACCCTCTCAGTTTGTTACTGATAAATACATGCTTGTTATTTAGAGGTCAGGTTATCTACCACATGGAAAACCACCGTTGGTAATGCATTGCGTTTCCACTACTGGCCATGACAATTTAGCTCTGATGCTCAAATTGCTTACTTCACTCAGCAAAACAAAAGCCCTTCAATTAATTGGAGTCACACTTCTGAGAGATCCTAGGTATTGGGCATGGCTAAGTGATGTCTTATTAAGAATATATAGTACTGTACCTAAAAGTAGTTCTGAACCATATATTTTCCTCTATCTTATTAATTTTTCCTGGATCACCTTTTAAATATGACCTTTTAAaattcactctttaaaaaattattttaaagtaatttaaaaatgacttttaaagatTGGTACTAGCAGGTAGCTAAGTGGTCTGCTGATTACCTGCACCTTTTGTATGGTAAATTTAAACTTTTACATTATTTGTTATCGCATGATAGGGCTCCCTATCACTGAAAAATTCACTCTGGACTGTTACTATCTACTTTGCACAGCAGAATTTGTGCTGTTTTATCTGTACTTGATTATAGTGACTCTTGAAATAGATACTAGCCCAGACAGTCTGATGGGGAATTACTAGCCAGTAGGGGGAGCGCTTGGTGTCTGGCTGCCCATTTCACCCCAGCCTATGCTGAAGCAACTGTGCTTTTTTGTGTTGCAGTGTTTGTGTTGTGGGTGGGCAAAATTGTATTTGATGAGTGCTCTGTTGCTAAAACAGAGTTTGGAAATCACAtgtattttaatttgttattttgtaaaaaaaagaaatacatttgggAACGCCAGTGATTTGCATTTGGAGTGGAAACAAAGACTAGATTCATTCAGATGGATTCTTATTGAATCCATGCcaattttattgacttgagaagTAAACATTCAAAAGCATATAAGAAGTGGTAGAAATATTTCGAtgattgtatctaaaagttaGAGTTTATTTAGTGATATTATGCAATTGTTTTAGCTTTTACAGGAAAGGAACTACCttacaaaataaaatctattgATTATcacatattcaaataaaaattcctGAGGATACTTTTGTGAATAAGAGTAGTACACTGACTGTCAAATAGTATAGAAATTTAAAGAGATAAATTAATTTCTGATGTGATTCGTGACATAAAAGGACATTTAACAATTCATGTGAACACACAGTGACACAGGTGTCATTTCATCCTTCATCCTTTCTAAAATGGATTTCTTCACCACTTTGTCTTCTCTGACAATCAGTTATATAAGCtatgaattttattctttctccagtattttcagagaaataaataatCACAAGGAACATGCCATGATATCCTCTGAAAACAAAGTTGTTTTGTTACTTTATTATATTGATGGCTAGGATTTAGGACTGACATGTTATTTCAAATTGCCTATAATATTGAGGAACAATATTAGAAACACCCAGATTGCTTACCTTGCCGTGTTTCTGAGTTCAGTAGTCGCAGCAGTTGTTTAGTAGTGTTGTTGAAGTGCTGTTTCATTTGGTTTCAACTGGATGTTTCTGATGGAATGTGATGACTTGCAGGCTTTGCTCGTCTCTGCTgggtccctctgcctgtctgGTTTATGGACTATTTTTACATGACTTAGTTCCCAGAATTCTTCTATTTCTTATATTAATATAAAAGTAGTATATGTCAAGTAATTATAATTTGAAAGACTAATAATATGGTaaaacttatttaattttatgttctttaaTAGACTTTTTATTCTTGAAAAGGGCTATGTAACTGAACTAATTCAATTCAGTAGAGTCGATGGCTCTTTGATTGCAGTGCTCAGATTTTGGGATTTCATCTTGTCAGCTAGTCTAGGTATTATGTTTCCTTTAATTCTGTTGCATTTGTACCTCCATCTGTTGCTGACTGCTTTGTTTAGGTTCCTAAGAGgtataaattcaaatatatttccaGCCAAATATGAATTTTTTGGTGTGCTATTAATTCCTCTAACGTTTATCACTATCTTTCTTGTTATCTTGGTGAATGTcttaaccaggggtcctcaaactacagcccgcgggccacatgcaaatacaaatattgtatttgttcccattttgtttttttactttaaaataagatgtgtgcagtgtgcataggaatttgttcatagttttttttaaaactatagtctggccctctaatggtctgagggacagtgaactggccccctgtttaaatggtttgaggacccctggtcatAGCAATATAAAAACCTTGACTCTTTTAGCTTAAAGTTTAGATCAGAGTCTTCCATCTTCTTCTGGATTCCCCATTTATTTCTCCTGAAGCAGGAGAATCACTCAGCCCAGTGTAATTTTGTGGAGAGACTGCAGGCTTTTGAAAAAGTCCTGATTTTGTGTACCCAAAGTGCCACTTCCTAACCAAGTATCCTTGGGAAagtcactctctctaaatattttcGTTGGTGTAACGTGAGTATGAGTACATAATTTATGGATTGTTATAaggattgaatgagataatgtTTTAGATAATGTATGTGAAGCAGTTGGCATAGTGTCTGATCTATGGCAAAAGCTTACTAAATGGAAGCTCTTCTTATATTAACAATAATTTCTGTTATTGGGTGGTTGGAGGGAAAAGAACCAAGATGCTAGCTAGGAGACATAAAATCTAAGGGTGCTGCCTATTATAGTCCTAAGGAAGGACTAAGtgagatattattttatttttattccaatgGGTCAATTTGTAGTGGATGTATCCTAGGGCCCCACCAGGTAGGGGCATGgtgaaaaaagcaaaaagcagatGTAGTCATTGAGTCTGAACTCGATATGGAAGGATAAGCAGGATTTCCACAGGTGTGTAGGAGCTGGGGTATGGAGATGggtactgctggggtccagccccaacaggtccaggggtcctcaaaggtgtggacggagtcagcgaagaaggaaggacacggaggcagcgttcagttgatcagcagcctagccaggatctctagcca from Myotis daubentonii chromosome 2, mMyoDau2.1, whole genome shotgun sequence includes the following:
- the SMCO3 gene encoding single-pass membrane and coiled-coil domain-containing protein 3 — encoded protein: MAESDLLYPENPRRREEVRHLHQQLLDCLSDSFRATNELIGVLNMHLGCRLASIEMNRNGTIKENCDTIIQAVMEIQKELQKVDEALKDKLEPTLYRKLQDIKERETEKIAIVQKVISVILGEATSAASAVAVKLVSSNVTTGIINKLVTVLAQIGASLLGSIGVAVLGLGIDMVFRAILGAVEKTQLQAAIKSYEKHLVEFKSASEKYHHAITEVTNTVKHQMK